A stretch of the Pseudomonadota bacterium genome encodes the following:
- a CDS encoding inositol-3-phosphate synthase, translated as MNNKKVKLAVVGIGNCASSLIQGIHYYAEKNPEEAVGLMHWDIGGYLPRDLEVVAAFDIDRRKVGQDLAQAIFAPPNCTQVFHRDIARAGVTVRMGRVLDGVSEHMHDYDERHSFVTALAPEPSEEEVVRALSESGAEILVNYLPVGSEDATRFYAGCALKAGLALVNNIPVFIASDPVWARRFYEARLPLIGDDIKSQLGATITHRVLTDLFRKRGVKLERTYQLNTGGNTDFLNMLNRARVKSKRRSKTEAVQSVAGERLSDENIHIGPSDFVPWQKDNKVCFVRMEGRIFGDVPVNIELRLSVEDSPNSAGVAIDAIRCAKLALERGQSGVLHAPAAFFYKHPPFQIQDDEAFRMTEAFIKGGFRDPHELSDQTRREVPAAIA; from the coding sequence ATGAACAACAAAAAGGTCAAGCTGGCCGTCGTGGGCATTGGAAATTGCGCCTCTTCGCTGATCCAGGGTATTCATTACTATGCGGAGAAAAATCCGGAGGAGGCCGTCGGCTTAATGCACTGGGACATCGGCGGGTACCTCCCGCGGGATCTCGAGGTGGTCGCGGCATTCGATATCGATAGGCGTAAAGTGGGCCAGGACCTCGCGCAAGCGATCTTTGCGCCGCCGAACTGTACACAGGTGTTTCATCGGGACATCGCCAGAGCCGGTGTCACGGTGCGCATGGGCCGCGTGCTCGATGGGGTATCCGAGCACATGCACGATTACGATGAGCGGCATAGCTTCGTCACGGCCCTTGCGCCCGAGCCGAGCGAAGAGGAAGTCGTGCGCGCATTATCGGAGTCAGGCGCCGAGATACTGGTCAACTACCTGCCGGTCGGTTCCGAGGACGCGACACGCTTTTATGCCGGTTGCGCCTTGAAGGCGGGCTTGGCCTTGGTCAACAATATTCCTGTTTTTATAGCCAGTGATCCGGTATGGGCGCGCCGCTTTTACGAAGCCCGGCTGCCGCTTATCGGCGACGATATCAAATCCCAGTTGGGAGCAACCATCACCCACCGCGTGCTCACGGATCTCTTCCGTAAACGCGGCGTGAAGCTGGAGCGCACCTACCAGCTCAATACCGGCGGTAATACGGATTTCCTCAATATGCTGAACCGTGCCCGGGTGAAATCGAAAAGGCGCTCGAAAACCGAGGCGGTCCAATCGGTCGCGGGGGAGAGATTATCCGACGAGAACATCCATATCGGTCCGAGTGACTTCGTCCCCTGGCAGAAAGATAACAAGGTGTGCTTCGTCCGGATGGAAGGCCGGATCTTCGGGGATGTCCCGGTAAATATCGAGTTAAGGCTATCGGTGGAAGACTCGCCGAACTCCGCGGGGGTCGCCATCGACGCCATTCGTTGCGCCAAACTGGCGCTGGAGCGAGGCCAATCTGGGGTGTTGCACGCGCCCGCGGCCTTTTTTTACAAACACCCGCCATTTCAGATCCAGGATGACGAGGCCTTTCGGATGACGGAAGCCTTCATCAAAGGCGGTTTTCGCGATCCGCATGAGCTTTCCGATCAGACGCGGCGGGAGGTTCCGGCGGCCATCGCTTAG
- a CDS encoding CDP-alcohol phosphatidyltransferase family protein — MIPALTRGWRLALLIGSYPKRGVLALADAVAHGLARCGVSPNQVTFASCLVTIVSSWVFLLGYPVAAGLLFWGAGSFDMVDGMLARITGRVTELGGFLDSLLDRVGEASMFAAIAYQFALEGRALAATAVFIAMFGGMMTSYVRSRAEILGIACAEGLVTRPERVILLVIGLLSGLLVEVIYLLALATLWTAGQRTLLVYRRLLARAAGP; from the coding sequence ATGATCCCAGCGCTCACAAGAGGATGGCGGCTCGCTCTGCTGATAGGCAGTTATCCGAAGCGCGGGGTGCTCGCCTTGGCGGATGCGGTGGCACATGGATTAGCGCGCTGCGGCGTGTCGCCGAACCAAGTGACGTTCGCCAGTTGCCTGGTAACGATTGTCTCGAGCTGGGTGTTCTTGCTTGGATACCCGGTGGCCGCCGGTCTGCTTTTCTGGGGCGCCGGCTCGTTCGATATGGTTGATGGTATGCTCGCGCGGATCACGGGCCGGGTGACCGAACTGGGCGGGTTCCTCGACTCGCTCCTCGATCGCGTCGGGGAAGCGAGCATGTTCGCGGCGATCGCGTATCAATTCGCGCTGGAAGGCCGCGCACTCGCGGCCACCGCCGTATTCATCGCGATGTTCGGCGGGATGATGACGAGTTATGTCCGCTCGCGTGCGGAAATCTTGGGGATTGCATGCGCGGAAGGGTTAGTCACGCGGCCGGAGCGGGTGATCTTGCTGGTCATCGGCCTCCTCTCGGGCCTCTTGGTCGAAGTGATTTATCTTCTCGCCTTAGCGACGCTGTGGACGGCCGGGCAAAGGACGCTGCTGGTTTACCGTCGCTTGCTTGCCCGTGCCGCCGGCCCTTAG
- a CDS encoding FkbM family methyltransferase, translated as MPPALSVPPLDARLKLRLGLVKLFDLLCRLPPWPTLRKVMNYCGATIPDLFFVQIGANDGVIYDPLYHYVRRYRWPGLLVEPARCYFATLQENYRAHPNLIFENAAISDREEQRALFRIREDCDYLPQWCAGLGSFHREVLLSHRWAIPDLERYIVEEIVHCVTLSSLLRKHAVTRVDVLSIDTEGHDHEILRQIDFESVRPRVLLYEHEYMRRVERKRCEAMLAGRGYALSRRLGDTLAYLPF; from the coding sequence GTGCCGCCGGCCCTTAGCGTGCCGCCGCTCGACGCTAGGCTCAAGCTTCGCTTGGGCTTGGTCAAGTTATTCGACCTCTTATGCCGTCTGCCGCCGTGGCCGACCTTGCGCAAGGTGATGAACTACTGCGGCGCTACCATTCCGGATTTGTTTTTTGTCCAGATCGGGGCCAACGACGGCGTGATCTACGACCCTCTCTACCACTACGTGCGGCGTTACCGCTGGCCGGGGTTATTGGTCGAGCCGGCACGGTGTTATTTCGCAACGCTCCAAGAAAACTATCGCGCTCACCCGAACCTCATCTTTGAGAACGCCGCTATTTCGGACCGTGAAGAGCAACGGGCGTTATTTCGCATCCGGGAGGATTGTGATTATTTGCCCCAGTGGTGCGCGGGCTTGGGGAGCTTTCATCGCGAGGTGCTGCTGTCCCACCGCTGGGCGATCCCCGACCTCGAACGCTACATTGTCGAGGAGATCGTGCACTGCGTCACCTTGAGTTCCTTACTGCGGAAACATGCCGTTACCCGGGTCGATGTTTTGAGCATCGATACCGAAGGTCACGACCACGAAATCCTCCGGCAGATCGATTTTGAAAGCGTGCGGCCGCGGGTGCTGCTTTATGAGCACGAATATATGCGCCGGGTGGAACGAAAACGGTGCGAGGCGATGCTGGCGGGCCGTGGTTACGCTTTAAGCCGGCGCCTCGGTGATACGCTCGCGTATTTACCCTTCTGA
- a CDS encoding polysaccharide deacetylase family protein, translating into MPPVKRAVISVDVEQDCPPFLDSMRGVEQGLPRLLAMFAAEGVSATFFSTGRIAELYPERIRDICAGGHEVGGHGYSHRRFDHMDDAEARTDLAKTRQALDPFNSRLTSFRAPNLQLPARYVPLLSAHGFGIDSSLAAYKPPFARTTVVANGITRVPVSVTSSVLRLPLPLVKAVLGRARDPVLFVHPWEFVDMSGTGIRLDCRFNTGEPALANLSAIIRWLKKTGYRFLTLSELASAQTTRGGSEG; encoded by the coding sequence ATGCCACCCGTGAAACGCGCCGTTATTTCGGTTGACGTAGAGCAAGACTGTCCGCCGTTCCTCGATTCGATGCGCGGCGTCGAGCAGGGCTTGCCGCGGCTACTCGCGATGTTCGCGGCCGAAGGCGTATCGGCAACGTTCTTTTCCACCGGCCGGATCGCCGAGCTATATCCCGAGCGCATCAGGGATATCTGCGCCGGGGGCCATGAGGTGGGCGGTCACGGCTATTCACACCGGCGCTTCGATCACATGGACGATGCCGAAGCAAGGACCGATCTGGCAAAGACTCGACAGGCGCTCGATCCTTTCAATTCGCGGTTAACTTCCTTCCGTGCGCCCAATCTGCAACTGCCCGCACGCTATGTGCCGTTACTGAGCGCCCACGGCTTCGGTATCGATTCATCGCTGGCCGCTTACAAACCCCCTTTCGCGCGCACAACCGTGGTCGCAAACGGCATCACGCGCGTTCCCGTGTCCGTGACCTCCTCCGTACTGCGGCTACCGCTACCACTCGTCAAGGCCGTGCTTGGGCGGGCGCGCGACCCGGTGCTGTTCGTGCATCCCTGGGAGTTCGTCGATATGTCTGGGACGGGGATCCGCCTCGATTGCCGCTTCAATACCGGCGAGCCGGCGCTCGCAAACCTAAGTGCGATCATTCGCTGGCTCAAAAAGACCGGCTACCGATTCCTGACCTTAAGCGAGCTTGCATCCGCGCAGACCACGCGGGGTGGATCAGAAGGGTAA
- a CDS encoding glycosyltransferase family 4 protein, which produces MRNYKIALVSDWYYPRVGGIEYAIDALGRGLVALGHEVHIIARLYGRASANEASNGLPIVRLEGCPVSEHLLAPRGYRSLRETLRAGEFDIIHGHGLDSPMAMVSLTIAAKLGIPSIITSHSLLGDSLLQRALAAGANIFLRPAQAIIAVSSPVERQARAMFRGAVFRIPNGIDTRSPNGALEPIALPQGHGPVVATVARMNKRKGVQDLIAVATILVPKHPDLLFLMVGDGPLRLRLEQGIQASGLGRHFLFTGGVSRATVLHLLGQSDVFVSPSPREAFGICVLEAFLKKVPVVARGNTGVSDIICHERTGFLADDVAGIARYIDALIQDPELRSAVAHRAHEELNKYRWNTVARQVEDVYEFVKKPSRAKGGRVPPERRNRSVY; this is translated from the coding sequence ATGAGAAACTACAAGATTGCGCTGGTGAGTGACTGGTACTACCCGCGGGTGGGCGGTATCGAGTACGCGATCGACGCGCTCGGCCGTGGGCTTGTCGCGCTGGGTCACGAGGTACACATCATCGCGCGGCTTTACGGCCGCGCCTCGGCAAATGAGGCCAGTAACGGCCTTCCGATTGTAAGGCTGGAGGGTTGTCCGGTATCGGAACATCTCTTGGCTCCGCGGGGATATAGATCGCTGCGAGAAACCTTGCGCGCGGGGGAATTCGATATTATTCATGGTCACGGCCTCGACTCGCCGATGGCGATGGTGTCGCTCACTATCGCCGCCAAGCTCGGGATCCCGAGCATTATCACCAGCCATTCGCTGTTGGGAGACTCGCTGTTACAACGCGCCCTCGCAGCGGGCGCCAATATCTTTCTCCGGCCTGCACAAGCGATCATTGCCGTAAGCTCTCCCGTCGAGCGCCAGGCACGGGCGATGTTCAGGGGCGCGGTCTTTCGCATCCCGAACGGCATCGACACGAGATCCCCCAACGGAGCGCTGGAACCCATCGCCCTGCCCCAAGGCCATGGGCCGGTCGTCGCCACGGTGGCGCGGATGAATAAACGCAAAGGCGTTCAGGATCTCATCGCCGTCGCCACGATATTAGTACCAAAACACCCGGACCTCCTGTTCCTCATGGTCGGCGACGGCCCGCTGCGACTCCGCCTCGAACAAGGGATCCAGGCGTCAGGGCTCGGCCGGCATTTCCTGTTTACCGGTGGCGTTTCCCGCGCGACCGTGTTACACCTTTTGGGTCAGTCCGATGTCTTCGTCTCGCCTTCGCCGCGCGAGGCCTTCGGGATCTGCGTGCTCGAGGCGTTTCTGAAAAAGGTCCCGGTCGTCGCCCGGGGAAACACCGGGGTTTCAGACATCATTTGCCACGAGCGGACGGGCTTCCTTGCCGACGACGTGGCCGGCATTGCACGCTATATTGATGCGCTCATCCAGGACCCGGAACTGCGTTCGGCCGTCGCTCATCGAGCTCACGAAGAACTCAACAAATACCGGTGGAACACGGTCGCCAGGCAGGTCGAGGATGTCTATGAGTTTGTGAAAAAACCGTCGCGAGCGAAGGGAGGTCGCGTTCCGCCGGAGCGCAGGAACCGGAGTGTATATTGA